The DNA window CCAGCGGCGGATTCTTGGCGAAATAGCGCCGTATGCCTTTGACGATGGCGTTGGCCATCTGGTTCTGGTAGCCGTCGTCGAGCAGCTTGGCCTCCTCCTCCGGGTTGGAGATGAAGGCCGTCTCGATCAGGATGGACGGAATGTCGGGCGCCTTGAGCACCGCGAAGCCGGCCTGCTCGACCGATCCTTTGTGCAGGCGGTTGATGCCGCCGATCTCGCCCAGCACCGATTTGCCCAGCTTCAGGCTGTCGTTGATCTGCGCCGTGGTGGACAGGTCGAACAGCACGCTGGCCAGCTGGCGGTCGTGGTTCTTGACGTTGACGCCGCCGATGGTGTCGGCCTGGTTTTCCTTGTCCGCCAGCCAGCGCGCGGCGGTTGAACTGGCGCCTTTTTCCGACAGCACGAACACCGACGAGCCGCGCGCGGACGGCTGCACGAAGGCGTCTGCGTGGATCGACACGAACAGGTCGGCCTGCACCTTGCGCGCTTTTTCCACGCGTTTGCCCAGCGGGACGAAGTAGTCGCCATCGCGGGTCAGCATCACGCGCATGTTGGGCGCCTCTTCCAGCTTGGCCTTGAGGCGCTTGGCGATGGACAGTACGATGTCCTTTTCCTTGCTGCCGTTCTTGCCGGAGGCGCCGGGGTCTTCGCCGCCGTGGCCCGGATCGAGCGCGATGGTGATCATCCGCACGACGTTGTTCTTGTCCGCTTTGTCGGCCTTTTCGGCGGCTTTGGCCTGCGCCTCGGCGGTCCTGACCTGGTCGCGCAGTTCGGCGCGCGGCTCGGCCTTCATGTCCGGCTTGAGCGCTTCGAGCTGCTCGCGCGGCGTTGGCGCGTTGGCGGCCATCTCCGCCTCTCCCGGTTTGAGCGGCGGCATGTCGCCTTTCGGCGTGCTGCCGGCGGCCGCCGACGACGATTCCGGCGGCGGCTTGCCGTCGCTGGACCAGTTGCCCTTTTCGATCATCGCGGCGATCGGGTCGACTTCCTTGACGGGATACAGATCGAAGATCAGGCGGTCCTTGTAGTTACCGGCCGGCGGCAGCGTGAAGACCTGCGGCCGCACTTCCTCCTTCAGGTCGAACACCAGGCGCACCACGTTGGGCCGGTTCTGGCCCACGCGCACCTGCTTGATATACGGGTCGTTGGACTGGATCTTGGCGACCAGGCTTTTGAGCGTCGGATTGAGCTCCAGCCCTTCGATGTCGACGACCATGCGTTCCGGGTCCTTGACGATGAAGTGGGTGGCCTTGAGGACGGCGTCGTTCTCCAGGGTGACGCGGGTGTAGTCGTCGGCCGGCCACACGCGCACGGCGAGGATTTGCGCGGCGCTGGCGCGCAACGGCGTCGCGAGCGCTGTCACGGACAGCATCAGGGTGGCGCCGGCCTTCAGGACGGTGCGCCGCGAGACGGCGGGAGTGGACTCCGCGCTCACATGTTGGGGGCGAATTTGAGGCTTTGAAGGCATGAGTTACCCAGGGCGGTGGACGCCTGCAATTCTACATCACGGCCGTTGCCGGCCACGGTCAGGTACAGGTCGATATCGGGCGGAGGCAGCACGCGGTCGGCCTTTTCGGGCCATTCGACGATGCAGATGTTGTCCCCGTTGAAGTCTTCGCGGAAGCCGGCGTCGAGGAATTCCTCCGGGCTGCCCATGCGATACAGGTCGAAATGGATGACGTTCACGGCGCGGCCGCCGAGTTCAATTCGATATGGTTCCGACAAGGTGTATGTCGGGCTTTTGACGGTGCCGGCGTGGCCCGCCGCGTGCAGCAGGGCGCGGGTGAGGGCGGTTTTGCCCGCCCCCAGGTCGCCGTGCAGGTAGATCGTCAGGCCCGGAGCAATCGCGCGCGCCAGGGCCGAGCCCAGGGCGGCGGTCGCGGTTTCGTCGTGGAGATGGGCTGTGAAGTGCTGCATCGAATAGAATGTCATGTTGGTGGAATCGCCAGCCATTGTAACCGCCCGCGTCCTTCCAGGGTGTACCCTCATAAGCCACTGATGTCCTTGCCTGAATCCAATTTAGCCGAACTCGCCCTCAGCATCAAGCGCTGGGGTGTGGAGCTGGGCTTCGCCGAAATCCGCATCACCGACATCGACCTCAGTCACGCCGAGGCGGGCCTGCGGGCGTGGCTGGACGCCGGCATGCATGGTGAAATGGACTACATGGCCGCCCACGGCATGATGCGCGCCCGCCCGGCCGAACTGGTGCCCGGCACGGTGCGCGTGATCAGCGCGCGCATGAACTACCTGCCGAGGGAGGTGGAAACGGACACCGAAGCGGGCCCGGAGGCGGGCCAAGGGGACGACTGGCGCGAGCAAGAGCGGCGCCGGCTGGCCGATCCTGGCGCCGCCGTCATCTCGGTCTACGCGCGCGGCAGGGATTATCACAAGGTGCTGCGCGCCCGATTGCAGCAGCTGGCCGACAAGGTCAAGGCGGAAATCGGCGACTTCGGCTACCGCGTGTTCACCGATTCGGCGCCGCTGATGGAGCTGCCGCTGGCCGAGAAGGCGGGGCTGGGCTGGCGCGGCAAGCATACCTTGCTGCTTAGCCGCACCGCCGGCTCGATGTTCTTCATGGGCGAATTCCTGGTCGATTTGCCGCTGCCGGTGGACCCGCCCACCGGCGCCCATTGCGGCCAGTGCTCGGCGTGCATCGACATTTGCCCGACGCAGGCGATCCTGGGGCCGGGCCGGCTCGACGCCCGGCGCTGCGTGTCCTACCTGACGATTGAACTGAAAAGCGCGATCCCTGTGGAGCTGCGGCCCCTGATCGGCAATCGCGTCTACGGCTGCGACGACTGCCAGACCGCCTGCCCGTGGAACAAGTTCGCGCAGCGCGCGGTGCTGCCCGATTTCGACGAGCGCCATGGTTTCGGCAGCGCCTCGATGGTCGAGCTGTTCTCCTGGAGCGAGGAGGAGTTCAACCGCAAGATGGAAGGCAGTCCGATACGCCGCATCGGCCATGAGCGCTGGCTGCGCAACCTGGCGGTCGGCCTGGGTAACGCGGCGGCGGCCGGCGCCGCGGGCGACGCGGCCATCGTCGGCGCGCTCACGGCGCGCCTGGAGCACCCGTCGGCGCTGGTGCGCGAGCATGTCGAATGGGCGCTCGCCCGTCATGCCGAAGGCTCCGCGACACTAGCCTGAGCGCTGGTTTGCGTGGCCCGATTGGGCTACACTCATGCGGTTATCCTCCTTACAAGGCCCGTGTCCCATGCAAACTTCAACCAGGTTCATAGCGCTGCTCGCAGGCGCTTCCTTCTCCCTCGCCGCACAGGCGGTCAGCTTCGACGCATGGGCCGACAAGGTGGCCGACGCCAAGGTGCGCAGCGATCCGGAGCAGGCTACGCAGAAGCAGTACTTCAGCGGCAAGGAGCAGGACGCTCTGGACCGGGCGCTGACGCCGAACACGCCGGAATACCGCAAGGCGGAAGTGGCCAAGGCCAAGGTCTCGCTCAAGCAGCTGGCGGCGATCGATCAGAAGGCGTTGACGCCGCAGCAGCGCGCCAGCGCCGCCGCCATCGCGTGGAATCTGCAGGGCGCGGTCGACGCGGTGGAGTTCGAGGACCACCAGTTCGTGTTCAACCAGTTCACCGGCCTGCATGTGCAGATCGTGAACTTCCTGTCGCAGCAGCACCCGATCCGCAACCAACGCGACATCGAAAACTATCTGGCGCGCCTGAAATCCGTCGCCGGCAAGATCGACACCGGCATCGCCCGCGCGCAGGGCGCCGCCGGCCGTGGCTTCCTGATGCCGACCTTTATCACGCAATCGTCGATCGGCCAGTTGGACCGCTTCCTCGACGGCGGCGCGGAGAAGAACGTGCTGGTCGCCTCGCTGGCGCAGCGCATGGCGGCGTTGAAGGATGTCTCGTCGGAGCAGCAGGCCAAGTTCACGGCGGAGGCCTCGGCGACAGTCAAGCAGACTATCCTGCCGGCGTTCGAGCGCACCCGCACACTGCTGAAGGAACAGCTGCCGCGCACCACCGCCGACGCCGGCCTGTGGCGCCTGCCGAACGGCGACAAGGCCTACGCGCTGGCGCTGCGCCGCATGACCACCACGGACTACACGCCGCAGCAGATACACGATATCGGCCTGAAGGAAGTGGCGCGCA is part of the Oxalobacteraceae bacterium OTU3CAMAD1 genome and encodes:
- a CDS encoding N-acetylmuramoyl-L-alanine amidase, with the protein product MPSKPQIRPQHVSAESTPAVSRRTVLKAGATLMLSVTALATPLRASAAQILAVRVWPADDYTRVTLENDAVLKATHFIVKDPERMVVDIEGLELNPTLKSLVAKIQSNDPYIKQVRVGQNRPNVVRLVFDLKEEVRPQVFTLPPAGNYKDRLIFDLYPVKEVDPIAAMIEKGNWSSDGKPPPESSSAAAGSTPKGDMPPLKPGEAEMAANAPTPREQLEALKPDMKAEPRAELRDQVRTAEAQAKAAEKADKADKNNVVRMITIALDPGHGGEDPGASGKNGSKEKDIVLSIAKRLKAKLEEAPNMRVMLTRDGDYFVPLGKRVEKARKVQADLFVSIHADAFVQPSARGSSVFVLSEKGASSTAARWLADKENQADTIGGVNVKNHDRQLASVLFDLSTTAQINDSLKLGKSVLGEIGGINRLHKGSVEQAGFAVLKAPDIPSILIETAFISNPEEEAKLLDDGYQNQMANAIVKGIRRYFAKNPPLAKNRLT
- a CDS encoding DUF885 domain-containing protein; the encoded protein is MQTSTRFIALLAGASFSLAAQAVSFDAWADKVADAKVRSDPEQATQKQYFSGKEQDALDRALTPNTPEYRKAEVAKAKVSLKQLAAIDQKALTPQQRASAAAIAWNLQGAVDAVEFEDHQFVFNQFTGLHVQIVNFLSQQHPIRNQRDIENYLARLKSVAGKIDTGIARAQGAAGRGFLMPTFITQSSIGQLDRFLDGGAEKNVLVASLAQRMAALKDVSSEQQAKFTAEASATVKQTILPAFERTRTLLKEQLPRTTADAGLWRLPNGDKAYALALRRMTTTDYTPQQIHDIGLKEVARIEKEMDGLLASLGYKEGGIKERMVKLEADSQPKEADPRPAMLARYDALMRDAEARAKELFDITPKAPVVVKREPAFTEKTAAAHYSAPAKDGTLPGIFWAPMPGPDFRIVGMRTLVYHEAVPGHHFQIALQQENTGLPRYRRDRVFASGSAYVEGWALYAEQLASENKWYDGDTVGRLGQLDAELFRAKRLVVDTGLHAMKWTRQQGIDYGIPASEVERYVVMPGQACAYKIGMIRILDLRAKAEKALGDKFSIKGFHNTVLQTGDVPLSVLEKVVDEWIATQKG
- the queG gene encoding tRNA epoxyqueuosine(34) reductase QueG, producing MSLPESNLAELALSIKRWGVELGFAEIRITDIDLSHAEAGLRAWLDAGMHGEMDYMAAHGMMRARPAELVPGTVRVISARMNYLPREVETDTEAGPEAGQGDDWREQERRRLADPGAAVISVYARGRDYHKVLRARLQQLADKVKAEIGDFGYRVFTDSAPLMELPLAEKAGLGWRGKHTLLLSRTAGSMFFMGEFLVDLPLPVDPPTGAHCGQCSACIDICPTQAILGPGRLDARRCVSYLTIELKSAIPVELRPLIGNRVYGCDDCQTACPWNKFAQRAVLPDFDERHGFGSASMVELFSWSEEEFNRKMEGSPIRRIGHERWLRNLAVGLGNAAAAGAAGDAAIVGALTARLEHPSALVREHVEWALARHAEGSATLA
- the tsaE gene encoding tRNA (adenosine(37)-N6)-threonylcarbamoyltransferase complex ATPase subunit type 1 TsaE gives rise to the protein MQHFTAHLHDETATAALGSALARAIAPGLTIYLHGDLGAGKTALTRALLHAAGHAGTVKSPTYTLSEPYRIELGGRAVNVIHFDLYRMGSPEEFLDAGFREDFNGDNICIVEWPEKADRVLPPPDIDLYLTVAGNGRDVELQASTALGNSCLQSLKFAPNM